From a single Rhizobium lusitanum genomic region:
- the rbfA gene encoding 30S ribosome-binding factor RbfA, giving the protein MATRPTFSAPSQRMLRVGEQVRAAITQVLQRGEVRDDLLERTVISISEVRMSPDLKVATAFVTPLGVADHDIIIDTLNRHTKYIRGRLGQHLRQMKFMPEIRFKDDTSFDNYKKIDALLRSPEVQRDLKSDDTDTDENR; this is encoded by the coding sequence ATGGCAACACGACCAACTTTTTCCGCGCCTTCGCAGCGCATGCTTCGCGTTGGCGAACAGGTGCGCGCCGCGATCACCCAGGTCCTGCAGCGCGGCGAAGTGCGCGACGACCTGCTCGAGCGCACCGTGATCTCCATTTCCGAAGTGCGCATGTCACCGGATCTGAAGGTCGCAACCGCGTTTGTGACGCCGCTTGGCGTCGCCGACCACGACATCATCATCGACACGCTCAATCGTCACACGAAATATATACGCGGCCGTCTCGGGCAGCATCTTCGGCAGATGAAATTCATGCCGGAAATCCGCTTCAAAGACGATACCAGCTTCGACAACTACAAGAAGATCGATGCGCTGCTGCGTTCGCCGGAGGTCCAGCGCGATCTCAAGAGCGACGATACCGATACCGACGAAAACCGATAA
- a CDS encoding alpha/beta fold hydrolase, with translation MRRIAIGILTFFSLLLAVAGAHSAERWSKLPPFPPTPQSKVSGLADVNDIKMYYAEYGKGSPILFIHGGLGNADVWGRQITDFAKDHLVIVADSRGHGRSTRSQQPFGYDLMTSDYVALLNYLKIDKVTLVGWSDGGIIGIDMAMKYPDRLTRVIAQAANVTTDGVKPDVMNNKTFNDYINAAGEYYKKLSPTPNEYDAFVKQISDMWATQPAWTATDLGKITVPITLAIGDHDEAVKLDHTQMMAKEIPGAKLVILKNASHFAMLQDPKGYDAMIRNAMAGR, from the coding sequence ATGCGCAGAATTGCAATCGGAATACTGACGTTCTTTTCGTTGTTGCTCGCAGTTGCCGGCGCTCATTCCGCCGAGCGGTGGTCCAAACTTCCGCCTTTTCCTCCGACGCCTCAGTCGAAGGTGAGCGGCTTGGCCGATGTCAACGATATCAAGATGTACTATGCCGAATATGGTAAGGGCAGCCCGATCCTCTTCATCCATGGCGGACTTGGAAATGCCGATGTCTGGGGCCGCCAGATCACTGATTTTGCGAAGGATCATCTGGTCATCGTAGCAGACAGCCGCGGGCATGGTCGCTCCACGCGCAGCCAGCAACCCTTCGGCTACGATCTGATGACATCGGATTATGTTGCGCTTCTCAACTATCTGAAGATCGACAAGGTAACGCTGGTCGGATGGTCCGATGGCGGCATTATCGGCATCGACATGGCGATGAAATACCCCGACAGGCTGACGCGCGTGATCGCTCAGGCGGCAAATGTGACGACCGATGGCGTGAAGCCGGACGTCATGAACAACAAGACTTTCAACGACTACATCAATGCCGCCGGCGAATATTATAAGAAACTGTCGCCGACGCCGAACGAGTATGACGCTTTCGTCAAGCAGATCTCGGACATGTGGGCAACGCAGCCGGCATGGACGGCAACCGACCTTGGAAAGATCACGGTGCCGATCACGCTTGCCATCGGCGACCATGACGAAGCCGTCAAGCTGGACCATACGCAGATGATGGCGAAGGAAATTCCGGGCGCCAAGCTCGTCATCCTGAAGAACGCCAGCCATTTCGCCATGCTGCAAGACCCCAAGGGTTACGACGCGATGATCCGGAATGCCATGGCGGGACGCTGA
- the rpsO gene encoding 30S ribosomal protein S15 — protein sequence MSITAERKAALIKEYATVEGDTGSPEVQVAILTERINNLTDHFKDHKKDNHSRRGLLTMVSSRRSLLDYLKKKNEGRYTKLIASLGIRR from the coding sequence ATGTCGATTACTGCTGAGCGCAAAGCTGCGCTGATCAAGGAATATGCCACCGTCGAAGGCGATACCGGTTCTCCGGAAGTCCAGGTTGCTATCCTGACCGAGCGCATCAACAACCTCACGGACCATTTCAAGGACCACAAGAAGGACAACCACTCCCGTCGTGGCCTTCTGACCATGGTCTCCAGCCGCCGTTCGCTTCTTGATTATCTCAAGAAGAAGAATGAAGGCCGCTATACCAAGCTGATCGCGAGCCTCGGCATCCGTCGCTAA
- the rimP gene encoding ribosome maturation factor RimP, whose product MSEVTIAEDINEPRLIVETGLDQRIAAIIEPVLVGMDFRLVRVRLMNQNGLTLQVMAERNDGTMNVQGCEAVSTAISPVLDVEDPVDKAYHLEVSSPGIDRPMVRKSDFVRWNGHIVKCETSILVDNRKRFRGKITDVNDDGFTIERDQVAYGEEPKVTIPFSTLAEAKLILTDDLIRDALRADKQAKAEAANQNEADEEE is encoded by the coding sequence TTGTCTGAAGTGACAATCGCAGAAGATATCAATGAACCACGGCTGATCGTCGAAACCGGCCTTGACCAGCGCATCGCCGCCATCATCGAGCCCGTGCTCGTCGGCATGGACTTTCGCCTGGTGCGTGTTCGCCTCATGAACCAGAACGGCCTGACATTGCAGGTTATGGCCGAGCGCAACGACGGCACCATGAACGTCCAGGGCTGCGAAGCGGTCTCGACGGCGATTTCACCGGTACTTGATGTGGAAGATCCGGTCGATAAGGCGTATCATCTGGAAGTCTCTTCGCCCGGCATCGACCGCCCGATGGTGCGCAAGTCGGATTTCGTCCGCTGGAACGGCCACATCGTCAAGTGCGAGACCTCGATCCTGGTGGACAACCGCAAGCGGTTTCGCGGCAAGATCACCGACGTCAATGACGATGGCTTCACGATCGAGCGCGACCAGGTCGCTTATGGCGAAGAACCGAAGGTCACCATTCCGTTCAGCACGCTGGCCGAAGCCAAGCTGATCCTGACGGACGATCTTATCCGCGATGCGTTGCGCGCCGACAAGCAGGCTAAGGCCGAGGCTGCGAACCAGAACGAAGCGGACGAAGAAGAATAA
- a CDS encoding RNA-binding protein translates to MTSTTEPNAAPEDDDLGTDVNGRMCIVTRESGSPDELIRFVAAPDGTIFPDLKRQLPGRGCWVKLDRALVDKAVAKKLFARALKAEVTAPSDLGATVDRLLVVQLAGMMHMARKASQFVNGSSKVDGSVRNGSALAVFHAIDAAADGVRKIDQARKAWHLGMETEKEIPSFRVFTETEMEELMGQNAFIHAAALAGRAGQGVVKRANLLERYRNGGQSRATGGAGQRKQ, encoded by the coding sequence ATGACGAGCACCACTGAGCCGAATGCGGCGCCTGAGGACGACGATCTCGGGACTGACGTGAACGGACGCATGTGCATCGTAACACGCGAAAGCGGATCGCCGGATGAGCTGATCCGCTTCGTTGCCGCTCCGGACGGGACCATCTTTCCCGATCTGAAGCGGCAGCTGCCGGGACGCGGTTGCTGGGTCAAGCTTGACCGGGCGCTCGTGGACAAGGCAGTGGCGAAGAAACTGTTTGCCCGCGCCCTGAAGGCGGAGGTGACGGCACCGAGCGATCTCGGCGCCACCGTCGACCGCCTTCTTGTGGTGCAGCTTGCCGGGATGATGCACATGGCGCGCAAAGCGAGCCAGTTCGTCAATGGCTCGTCGAAAGTCGATGGCTCCGTTCGCAACGGTTCGGCACTTGCCGTGTTCCATGCGATCGATGCCGCCGCCGACGGCGTTCGCAAGATCGACCAGGCCCGAAAGGCCTGGCATCTCGGGATGGAGACCGAAAAGGAAATACCGTCGTTCCGTGTCTTCACGGAGACGGAAATGGAAGAACTGATGGGCCAGAACGCTTTTATCCATGCCGCAGCGCTTGCAGGGCGGGCGGGTCAGGGTGTAGTGAAGCGCGCAAACCTGCTCGAACGGTACCGCAACGGCGGTCAGTCCCGGGCTACGGGCGGCGCTGGCCAGCGAAAACAATGA
- the nusA gene encoding transcription termination factor NusA — MAVSANRLELLQIADAVAREKVIDREIVLAAMADAIQKAARSRYGTESNIRADINPKTGEIRLQRLLEVVEKAEDYSTQIPLELARDRNPDAALGDFIADPLPPMDFGRIAAQSAKQVIVQKVREAERDRQFDEFKDRVGEIVNGTVKRVEYGNVIVDLGRGEGIIRRDEMIPRENFRYGDRVRAYVYDVRREQRGPQIFLSRTHPQFMVKLFTMEVPEIYDGIIQVKSVARDPGSRAKIAVISNDSSIDPVGACVGMRGSRVQAVVAELQGEKIDIIPWSNEPANFVVNALQPAEVSKVVLDEDAERIEVVVPDEQLSLAIGRRGQNVRLASQLTGWDIDIMTEAEESERRQKEFNERTNLFMDALDVDEMVGQVLASEGFAAVEELAYVELDEIASIDGFDEDTAQEIQTRAREYLERLEAEMDEKRKALGVADELRQINGMTAQMMVALGEDGIKTIEDFAGCAADDLVGWSERKNGETKKFEGLFSKLEVSRVEAEQMIVQARLSAGWITEADLATETEEVAEDETEQEA, encoded by the coding sequence ATGGCAGTCAGTGCGAACCGGCTAGAACTTCTGCAGATTGCAGATGCAGTGGCGCGCGAAAAAGTCATCGACCGCGAGATCGTGCTTGCCGCGATGGCGGACGCGATCCAGAAGGCCGCGCGCTCGCGTTACGGCACGGAATCGAACATCCGCGCCGACATCAATCCGAAGACCGGCGAAATCCGTCTGCAGCGCCTGCTCGAAGTCGTCGAAAAGGCCGAGGACTATTCCACGCAGATCCCGCTGGAACTGGCCCGCGACCGCAACCCGGACGCAGCCCTTGGCGACTTCATCGCCGATCCGCTGCCGCCGATGGATTTCGGCCGCATCGCCGCCCAGTCGGCCAAGCAGGTTATCGTGCAGAAAGTGCGCGAAGCCGAGCGTGACCGCCAGTTCGACGAATTCAAGGATCGCGTCGGCGAAATCGTCAACGGCACCGTCAAGCGCGTCGAATACGGCAACGTCATCGTCGATCTCGGCCGTGGCGAAGGCATCATCCGCCGCGACGAAATGATCCCGCGCGAAAACTTCCGCTACGGCGACCGCGTTCGCGCCTATGTCTACGACGTGCGCCGCGAACAGCGCGGCCCGCAGATCTTCCTGTCGCGTACGCATCCGCAGTTCATGGTCAAGCTCTTCACCATGGAAGTGCCGGAAATCTACGACGGCATCATCCAGGTGAAGTCGGTTGCCCGCGATCCGGGCTCGCGCGCCAAGATCGCCGTCATTTCGAACGACTCGTCGATCGATCCGGTCGGCGCTTGCGTCGGTATGCGCGGTTCGCGCGTTCAGGCCGTCGTCGCCGAGTTGCAGGGTGAAAAGATCGACATCATTCCGTGGTCCAACGAGCCGGCGAACTTCGTCGTCAACGCGTTGCAGCCGGCTGAGGTCTCCAAGGTCGTTCTCGATGAAGATGCCGAGCGCATCGAAGTCGTGGTTCCGGACGAACAGCTGTCGCTGGCCATCGGCCGTCGCGGCCAGAACGTCCGCCTCGCTTCGCAGCTGACCGGCTGGGACATCGACATCATGACGGAAGCCGAAGAGTCCGAGCGCCGTCAGAAGGAATTCAACGAGCGCACCAACCTGTTCATGGACGCGCTCGACGTCGACGAGATGGTCGGCCAGGTTCTGGCCTCGGAAGGCTTTGCCGCCGTCGAGGAACTGGCCTATGTCGAACTCGACGAAATCGCTTCCATCGATGGTTTCGACGAAGACACCGCCCAGGAAATCCAGACCCGCGCCCGCGAATATCTGGAACGCCTGGAAGCTGAAATGGACGAGAAGCGCAAGGCGCTCGGCGTTGCCGACGAACTGCGTCAGATCAACGGCATGACCGCGCAGATGATGGTCGCCCTCGGTGAGGACGGCATCAAGACGATCGAGGACTTCGCCGGCTGCGCCGCCGACGATCTCGTCGGCTGGAGCGAGCGCAAGAACGGCGAAACGAAGAAGTTCGAAGGCCTGTTCTCCAAGCTCGAAGTCTCGCGCGTCGAAGCCGAGCAGATGATCGTACAGGCTCGCCTGTCGGCCGGCTGGATCACCGAAGCCGATCTCGCCACCGAGACCGAAGAGGTCGCGGAGGATGAGACCGAGCAAGAAGCATGA
- the infB gene encoding translation initiation factor IF-2, with protein sequence MTDNQDDKTLSASGKKTLTLKPSGVNQGTVRQDMGRGRTKAVVVETRKRRPLRPEDEKPIVASTTAAAAPSVTRVAEPTPQPPRPPQPASRIHQPGGQQQRPQQPNQNNQPRPQQERSSRPVVLNHLSAGEMDARRRALAEAQIRDAADAVRRAEEDARRAEEEAARRIVEQAEAARRAEEEAARALEPKVETPAPVEAAKPAAQTTAAPVVARRPDGTPQPARPGAPAAETPANRRRVNEEETDRGPPRGGAPARGKVVRPEPAKPVTTRPKTDEERRRGKLTVTTANVDEDGSARGRSLSAMRRRQEKFRRSQMQETREKITREVVLPETITIQELSQRMSERAVDVIKFLMKEGQMMKPGDVIDADLAELIAVEFGHTVRRVSESDVELGIFNVGDEDGELVSRPPVVTIMGHVDHGKTSLLDAIRHANVVAGEAGGITQHIGAYQVEQNGHKITFIDTPGHAAFTAMRARGAQATDIAILVVAADDSVMPQTIESINHAKAAGVPIIVAINKVDKPSADPQKVRNQLLQHEVFVETMGGEVLDVEVSAKNRTNLDKLLEAILLQAEILDLKANPNRTAEGTVIEAQLDRGRGSVATVLIQKGTLRPGQIVVAGDQWGRVRALVNDKGEHVKEAGPATPVEVLGLSGAPLAGDKFAVVESESRAREISEYRQRLTRDKAAARQSVQRGSLEQMMMTLQNTGTKEFPLVIKGDVQGSIEAIAGALDKLGTDEVRARIVHSGVGGVTESDISLAGASDAAIIGFNVRANVQARTLAEREGIEIRYYNIIYDLVDDVKAAMSGLLSPERRETFLGNAEILEVFNITKVGKVAGCRVTEGKVERGVGVRLVRDNVVIHEGKLKTLKRFKDEVSEVNVGQECGMAFENYEDIRAGDTIECFRVEHITRTL encoded by the coding sequence ATGACCGACAATCAAGACGACAAGACGCTGAGTGCATCGGGTAAGAAGACCCTCACCCTGAAGCCTTCAGGCGTGAACCAGGGCACCGTGCGCCAGGATATGGGCCGCGGTCGCACCAAGGCGGTCGTGGTTGAGACCCGCAAGCGCCGTCCGCTACGCCCAGAAGACGAAAAACCCATCGTTGCTTCGACGACAGCTGCCGCGGCACCATCCGTGACGCGTGTCGCGGAACCGACGCCGCAGCCGCCGCGCCCGCCGCAGCCGGCTTCGCGTATTCATCAGCCGGGTGGCCAGCAGCAGCGGCCGCAGCAACCCAACCAGAACAACCAGCCGCGCCCGCAGCAGGAACGTTCGTCGCGGCCGGTGGTTCTGAACCATCTGTCGGCTGGCGAAATGGATGCACGTCGCCGCGCGCTTGCCGAAGCCCAGATCCGTGACGCCGCCGACGCGGTTCGTCGCGCCGAGGAAGACGCACGCCGTGCCGAGGAAGAGGCTGCCCGCCGCATCGTAGAGCAGGCTGAAGCTGCCCGCCGCGCCGAGGAAGAGGCCGCTCGCGCCCTCGAGCCCAAGGTCGAGACGCCCGCACCGGTGGAAGCAGCAAAGCCCGCAGCGCAGACGACTGCGGCTCCGGTCGTTGCTCGTCGTCCGGATGGAACTCCACAGCCGGCGCGCCCAGGCGCTCCTGCAGCTGAAACACCGGCCAACCGCCGCCGGGTCAATGAAGAAGAAACCGATCGCGGCCCGCCGCGTGGTGGCGCCCCCGCACGCGGCAAGGTCGTTCGCCCCGAACCGGCTAAGCCCGTTACCACTCGTCCGAAGACGGACGAAGAGCGCCGCCGCGGCAAGCTGACGGTCACGACCGCCAATGTCGACGAAGACGGCAGCGCCCGTGGTCGTTCGCTGTCGGCCATGCGCCGCCGCCAGGAAAAATTCCGCCGCAGCCAGATGCAGGAAACGCGCGAGAAGATTACGCGTGAAGTCGTGCTGCCGGAAACCATCACCATCCAGGAACTGTCGCAGCGCATGTCCGAGCGCGCCGTCGACGTCATCAAGTTCCTGATGAAGGAAGGCCAGATGATGAAGCCGGGCGACGTCATCGACGCCGATCTGGCCGAACTCATCGCCGTCGAATTTGGCCACACTGTCAGGCGCGTTTCGGAATCCGACGTCGAACTTGGCATCTTCAATGTTGGCGACGAAGACGGTGAACTGGTTTCCCGTCCGCCCGTCGTCACCATCATGGGTCACGTCGACCACGGCAAGACCTCGCTGCTTGACGCCATCCGCCACGCCAATGTGGTGGCCGGTGAAGCCGGTGGCATCACCCAGCATATCGGCGCATACCAGGTCGAGCAGAACGGTCACAAGATCACCTTCATCGACACCCCCGGCCACGCCGCCTTCACGGCCATGCGTGCCCGTGGCGCCCAGGCGACCGATATCGCCATTCTGGTGGTTGCGGCCGACGACAGCGTGATGCCGCAGACGATCGAATCGATCAATCATGCGAAGGCTGCTGGCGTTCCGATCATCGTCGCGATCAACAAGGTCGACAAGCCTTCCGCCGATCCGCAGAAGGTTCGTAACCAGCTGCTGCAGCACGAAGTCTTCGTCGAAACCATGGGCGGTGAAGTGCTCGACGTGGAAGTCTCCGCGAAGAACCGCACCAACCTCGACAAGCTGCTCGAAGCCATCCTGCTGCAGGCGGAAATCCTTGATCTCAAGGCCAATCCGAACCGCACCGCTGAAGGCACTGTTATCGAAGCCCAGCTCGACCGCGGTCGCGGCTCCGTTGCCACCGTCCTCATCCAGAAGGGCACCCTGCGTCCAGGCCAGATCGTCGTTGCCGGCGATCAATGGGGCCGCGTGCGCGCTCTGGTCAACGACAAGGGCGAACATGTGAAGGAAGCCGGTCCGGCGACCCCGGTTGAGGTCCTCGGCCTTTCGGGTGCACCGCTGGCCGGCGACAAGTTCGCCGTTGTCGAGAGCGAAAGCCGTGCTCGCGAAATCTCGGAATACCGTCAGCGCCTCACCCGCGACAAGGCGGCTGCCCGTCAGTCTGTCCAGCGCGGTTCGCTGGAACAGATGATGATGACGCTGCAGAACACGGGCACCAAGGAGTTCCCGCTGGTCATCAAGGGCGACGTGCAGGGCTCGATCGAAGCCATTGCCGGCGCGCTGGACAAGCTCGGTACCGACGAAGTTCGTGCCCGTATCGTGCATTCCGGTGTCGGCGGCGTGACCGAATCCGATATCTCGCTGGCCGGAGCATCCGACGCGGCGATCATCGGCTTCAACGTCCGCGCCAATGTACAGGCTCGCACGCTGGCCGAACGCGAAGGCATCGAAATCCGCTACTACAACATCATCTACGATCTGGTGGATGACGTGAAGGCAGCGATGTCGGGCCTGCTGTCTCCGGAACGGCGCGAAACCTTCCTCGGCAATGCCGAGATCCTCGAGGTGTTCAACATCACGAAGGTCGGCAAGGTCGCGGGTTGCCGCGTCACCGAAGGCAAGGTCGAACGTGGCGTCGGCGTCCGCCTGGTGCGCGACAACGTCGTCATCCACGAAGGCAAGCTCAAGACACTCAAGCGCTTCAAGGACGAAGTCTCGGAAGTCAACGTCGGCCAGGAATGTGGTATGGCCTTCGAGAACTACGAAGACATCCGCGCCGGCGATACGATCGAATGCTTCCGCGTCGAGCATATCACCCGCACGCTGTAA
- the truB gene encoding tRNA pseudouridine(55) synthase TruB, translated as MSKPRKPKGRPISGWLILDKPVDFGSTEAVSKIKWLFKAQKAGHAGTLDPLASGMLPIALGDATKTVPYVMDGRKIYEFTVSWGEERATDDLEGEVTQSSDKRPGEDDIRALLPNYTGVINQIPPQFSAIKIAGERAYDLAREGETVEIPSREVEIFRLTLLACPDADTAHFEVECGKGTYVRALARDFGRDLGCYGHISGLRRSFVAPFAEEAMVPLADLVALEEIEDADERLAALDALLIDTAEALSSLPHLVINDDQAHRLKMGNPILVRGRDAPVAETEAYATARGKLIAIGEIGEGEFRPKRVFG; from the coding sequence ATGTCCAAACCACGCAAGCCCAAGGGCCGCCCGATTTCGGGCTGGCTGATCCTCGACAAGCCGGTAGACTTCGGCTCGACCGAGGCCGTTTCCAAGATCAAATGGCTGTTCAAGGCGCAGAAGGCGGGCCATGCCGGCACGCTCGATCCGCTCGCCTCCGGCATGCTGCCGATCGCGCTCGGCGACGCCACCAAGACCGTTCCCTATGTCATGGATGGCCGCAAGATCTACGAATTCACCGTCAGCTGGGGCGAGGAACGCGCCACGGATGACCTTGAAGGCGAAGTGACTCAGTCCTCGGACAAGCGTCCGGGCGAAGACGATATCCGCGCGCTGCTGCCAAACTACACCGGCGTTATCAACCAGATCCCGCCGCAGTTTTCAGCGATCAAGATCGCCGGCGAGCGTGCCTACGATCTCGCCCGCGAAGGCGAAACGGTCGAAATTCCGTCACGCGAAGTCGAGATTTTTCGCCTGACGCTGCTCGCCTGTCCGGATGCCGACACGGCGCATTTCGAAGTGGAATGCGGCAAGGGTACCTATGTCCGGGCGCTCGCCCGCGATTTCGGCCGTGATCTCGGCTGCTACGGCCACATCTCCGGCCTGCGCCGCAGCTTCGTCGCCCCGTTCGCCGAGGAGGCCATGGTACCGCTCGCCGATCTCGTCGCACTTGAGGAGATCGAGGACGCGGATGAGCGGCTCGCTGCCCTCGACGCGCTGCTGATCGATACGGCCGAGGCACTGTCATCCCTGCCGCATCTCGTCATCAACGACGATCAGGCCCACCGCCTGAAGATGGGCAATCCCATTCTCGTGCGCGGCCGCGATGCGCCGGTTGCCGAAACCGAGGCCTATGCCACGGCACGCGGCAAGCTGATCGCCATCGGCGAGATCGGCGAAGGCGAATTCCGCCCGAAACGGGTTTTTGGCTGA
- the pnp gene encoding polyribonucleotide nucleotidyltransferase — protein sequence MFDIHTVEIEWAGRPLKLETGKIARQADGAVMATYGETVVLATVVSAKSPKPGQDFFPLTVNYQEKTYAAGKIPGGYFKREGRPSEKETLVSRLIDRPIRPLFPEGYKNDTQVVVTVIQHDLENDPDVLAMVATSAALTLSGIPFMGPIGGARVGYINGEYVLNPHLDEMNESSLDLVVAGTQEAVLMVESEAKELSEDVMLGAVMFGHRGFQPVIDAIIKLAEVAAKEPRDFQPEDHSALEAEMLSIAEGELRTAYKNTQKAERYAAVDVVKAKVKAHFFPEGAEAKYSAEVIGAVFKHLQAKIVRWNILDTKSRIDGRDLSTVRAIVSEVGVLPRTHGSSLFTRGETQAIVVATLGTGEDEQYVDSLTGMYKERFLLHYNFPPYSVGETGRMGSPGRREIGHGKLAWRAVRPMLPTAEQFPYTLRVVSEITESNGSSSMATVCGTSLALMDAGVPLAKPVAGIAMGLIKEDERFAVLSDILGDEDHLGDMDFKVAGTDGGITALQMDIKIEGITEEIMNVALNQAKGGRLHILGEMAKAISESRGQLGEFAPRIEVMNIPVDKIREVIGSGGKVIREIVEKTGAKINIEDDGTVKIASASGKEIEAARKWIHSIVAEPEVGQVYEGTVVKTADFGAFVNFFGARDGLVHISQLASERVAKTQDVVKEGDKVWVKLLGFDERGKVRLSMKVVDQTTGQELAAKKDDAAE from the coding sequence ATGTTCGATATCCATACCGTCGAAATCGAGTGGGCAGGCCGCCCGCTGAAGCTCGAAACCGGCAAGATCGCCCGCCAGGCCGATGGCGCCGTCATGGCGACCTACGGCGAGACCGTGGTTCTTGCCACCGTCGTTTCGGCCAAGTCGCCGAAGCCGGGCCAGGACTTCTTCCCGCTCACCGTCAACTACCAGGAAAAGACCTATGCAGCCGGCAAGATCCCCGGCGGCTATTTCAAGCGCGAAGGACGTCCGAGCGAAAAGGAAACCCTGGTTTCCCGCCTGATCGACCGCCCGATCCGCCCGCTCTTCCCGGAAGGCTACAAGAACGACACCCAGGTCGTCGTCACCGTCATCCAGCATGACCTCGAAAACGACCCAGACGTCCTGGCCATGGTTGCGACCTCGGCTGCCCTGACCCTGTCGGGCATTCCCTTCATGGGCCCGATCGGTGGCGCCCGCGTCGGCTACATCAACGGCGAATACGTGCTCAACCCGCATCTCGACGAGATGAACGAGTCGAGCCTCGACCTCGTCGTCGCCGGCACGCAGGAAGCCGTGCTGATGGTTGAATCCGAAGCCAAGGAACTGTCCGAAGACGTCATGCTCGGCGCCGTCATGTTCGGTCATCGCGGTTTCCAGCCGGTCATCGACGCGATCATCAAGCTCGCTGAAGTTGCTGCCAAGGAGCCCCGCGACTTCCAGCCGGAAGATCATTCCGCTCTTGAAGCCGAGATGCTGTCGATCGCCGAAGGCGAGCTGCGCACCGCCTACAAGAACACGCAGAAGGCTGAACGCTACGCTGCCGTCGACGTCGTCAAGGCCAAGGTCAAGGCACACTTCTTCCCGGAAGGCGCTGAAGCCAAGTATTCCGCCGAAGTCATCGGCGCCGTCTTCAAGCACCTGCAGGCGAAGATCGTTCGCTGGAACATCCTCGACACCAAGAGCCGTATCGACGGCCGCGACCTGTCGACCGTTCGCGCGATCGTTTCGGAAGTCGGCGTCCTGCCGCGCACGCACGGTTCGTCGCTGTTCACCCGCGGTGAAACGCAGGCGATCGTCGTTGCCACGCTGGGCACCGGCGAAGACGAGCAGTATGTCGACAGCCTGACCGGCATGTACAAGGAACGCTTCCTTCTGCATTACAACTTTCCGCCCTACTCGGTCGGTGAAACTGGTCGCATGGGCTCCCCGGGCCGCCGCGAAATCGGCCATGGCAAGCTCGCATGGCGCGCCGTTCGCCCGATGCTGCCGACGGCGGAACAGTTCCCCTACACGCTGCGCGTAGTATCCGAAATCACCGAGTCCAACGGCTCGTCCTCGATGGCAACCGTCTGCGGCACCTCGCTGGCGCTGATGGATGCCGGCGTACCGCTCGCAAAGCCAGTTGCCGGTATCGCCATGGGTCTGATCAAGGAAGACGAACGCTTCGCCGTTCTCTCCGACATCCTGGGTGACGAAGATCATCTCGGCGACATGGACTTCAAGGTTGCCGGCACCGACGGCGGTATCACTGCCCTGCAGATGGACATCAAGATCGAAGGTATTACCGAAGAGATCATGAATGTCGCCCTGAACCAGGCCAAGGGCGGCCGTCTGCACATCCTCGGCGAAATGGCCAAGGCCATCTCCGAAAGCCGTGGCCAGCTCGGCGAATTCGCACCGCGCATCGAAGTCATGAACATCCCGGTCGACAAGATCCGTGAAGTCATCGGCTCCGGCGGCAAGGTCATCCGCGAAATCGTCGAGAAGACCGGCGCCAAGATCAACATCGAAGACGACGGCACCGTCAAGATCGCCTCGGCCTCCGGTAAGGAAATCGAAGCGGCCCGCAAGTGGATCCACTCGATCGTTGCTGAGCCGGAAGTCGGCCAGGTCTACGAAGGCACTGTCGTCAAGACCGCTGACTTCGGCGCGTTCGTCAACTTCTTCGGCGCCCGCGACGGCCTCGTGCATATCTCGCAGCTCGCTTCCGAGCGTGTTGCCAAGACCCAGGACGTCGTCAAGGAAGGCGACAAGGTCTGGGTCAAGCTGCTCGGCTTCGACGAGCGTGGCAAGGTTCGCCTGTCCATGAAGGTTGTCGACCAGACGACCGGCCAGGAACTCGCCGCCAAGAAGGACGACGCGGCCGAATAA